In Altererythrobacter aquiaggeris, the genomic stretch TCGCTACTCGATGAAGGAACTATCGGAGAGCAACGATATCTGGGCGACCATTGCACCCGGCAGCGCGGCCCGTGCACAGAAGTTCCTGACCCGCCAGGCCGATAACAGTGTCACTGCATCGATCGTCACCTGCCGCGAGGCCTACACCGCGCTCTCGAACCAGTGGGCGGGCATGATCGAGGCAATGACGCTCGTTGCCGGACGCCAGCTCTATCCCAAGCAGACCGAAGCGCTCGCCAGGGCCAAGCTCATCGCCGATCTACCGGTGGCCTACCAGTATCTCACCGGCATCTCGAAGGATGCGAGCAGCATTTTCCGCCAGGTGCTGACCATCAACGCGATGAACCAGGCAATGCACGGCTTTGCCGGGGCAAGCGGCGCATCGAGCGTCGATGTTTTCGCGCAGACCCGCGCCGATATCCAGACCGAGCGAACCTATTCCTCGATCGCGCACAATGCGATGAAATGGGTGCCGATCCTCAATGTTGTGCTGACGGTCGTCTTCTACGCGCTCTTCCCGGTGCTTTTTCCGCTGTTCCTCATGCCAAGGACCGGCCCGATCGCGCTGCGCGGCTATGCCACGGGGTTCTTCTACCTTGCGGCTTGGGGACCGCTCTTCGTCATCCTCCACATGATCCTGATGCTGAAAGGTGCTGGCGATGTTGCGGCAGCGGGCGGCGCGAGCGGGCTTACGCTCGCGACCTTCTCGGGCATGACCGACGTAAACAACGATATCGGCGTTCTTGCCGGCTATCTTGTCGCCTCAATCCCGTTTCTTGCAGGCGGCGTCGCTCGCGGCGCGATGGCGATCTCGGGCCAGGCCACAAGCTATCTTAATCCGAGCCAGAACGCCGCCGAGGAAGCGGCGCGTGAGGCCAGCACGGGCAATGTCTCGCTCGGCAACACCAATCTCGAAAATTCGAGCGTGTTTTCGCGCCAATTCGCGCAGGGCAGCCTCGCGCCAAACATCGCCTATGGCGCAGCGCAGACGAGAGGATTTGGCGAGAGTGGCACGCAGACAACCGGCTTTCCGCAGGCAGAATTCGCGACTGTGCCGACGTCGAGTTATCCGTTCACGCCAACGCTTGGGCAGGATTTCTCGAGCAGGCTGTCGACCATGGCGAGCGAAAGCCGCAGCCAGAGTGAGACCTTCTCCAACCTCGCGCAGCAATCGACCAGTTCGGCGGTCACCCGCTTCAGCGAATTGCGCGATGCCTACACGCGTTCGCGCTCGAACGAGAGTGTCAGCGGCACTTCCAACAGCGACAGCATCGGCAGCGCATTCAGCGAAGTCGACAATGCCTCGAAGACGCTGCAGCAGCAATTCGGGCTTTCGCGCCGCGCGGCTGATGACATCACAGTGTCGTGGTTCTTGAATGGAGATGGAGCTCTTGGTCTCAAGGGAGAAAGAGGCGCAGGATCGGCAAGTCTTGGCGTTAAGGGCGGTCGCAACCAGAGCTGGACCGACAGCGATATCGGAATCGCATCCGAGGACCGGTCACGGATCATGGGCGCTCTGCGCCAGATCTCGGACAGCCGTAGCTGGTCGAACACGCGCGAAGGTTTCCTGCGCGAGACGAGTTCGAGTTCCGAGGCACTGGTGTCAAGCAGTTCGGCCGGCATCACAACCTCGATCACCGAAGCGCAGAGCTATGCGCGCGAAGCACGCCGCGCCGAAGAGATCGCCAGCCGTCTCGAAAACCAGGCAAGCTGGTACGAAAGCGCCAATGCCGCTGGCACGCTCAACCTCAGCCAGACCTATCGCGAATGGGGCATGGCGGAGATCGATGCCAACCGCGATTACTACGGCCAGGTCCGCTTCGACGATATCGATTTCCAGATGAGCGCGCGCGGCCAGCAGCTCCAGACGCGGTTCGTCGAGAGCTACGCCGATCAGCTCAATGAGGACATCGCTAGCGAACTCGTGCTGCCTGATAGCGCGCCTGTCGTGCGCCCCTCGGTGAGTAGCGCAAGCGGCGTTCGCGGGTCGGTCAGTATTGGCGGAGTGCCCGGTTCGCTCGCAGAACCTTCGAGTGAACGTGACGACATAGCGCGCGATGTCGAACGGGTGCAGCAACAGGGTGAGCGACGGGTGGGAAGCGTCAAAGGCTATCTCGACCGAAAGACGCGCGATGCTAAGGGCGCGTCTGCGGAGGCAGCCGACGACGTGAAGGAGTGGTAGCGAGCCTTAGAGGACGAGGTCGTAAACTATTACAAAGGCAACAAATGCGAAGAGCCCCGCAAAGATCAAAATCAGCTTCAGCCGCCCCCACGGGTCAGCCCAGGTCTTTTTCCAGGTATAGGATGTGACGCGGTTCTCGGCGATCGCGCGATCAATTTCGCGAAAGCCTTCCCAGTCCTTGTTGTCCTTGGGTGGCGTGTTTCGAGGTCCGCTCATCGCTTTTTCTCCTTCGCGAGAATAGGAGCCCCCCTCTTCTCCACTCTTCCGGCTGATGTTTGCACGAAAGTAGCTCAAAACTATCGGGAAAGCGAGTTCGCAAGGCTTGGCGATGTTCACGGAAAGTGAAAGAACACGCGATAGTGAAGAGCGGATCATGAGCACGAACGAACCATCAGAACCAAACGTCTTCGACTTCCGCGACGAACTGGTCCGGCAGAAGCGGGACAAGCGGCGCAAACTCTTGCTCCTCATTTTGGGCGGATTGTTCGCTGGGGTTCTCGGGGGCGTGATCGGGATCAATTGGCCCTTCGGTTCCGCTAGCGCCGAGGCGCGAACGACACATACCTTTGGGGTCTGCGGGATGATTAGGAAGACCTGTGTGGTCGATGGCGATACGATCTGGCTCGAAGGCGTGAAGATCCGCGTGGCAGACATCGACACGCCCGAAATCTCGCAACCCAGATGCGACTACGAATACGACCTCGGTATCAACGCACGCGACCGGCTGGTTGTCCTGCTCAACCAAGGCGAATTCTCCGCAGTACCGGTCGGCTATCGTGACGAAGACCAGTATGGCCGCAAGCTGCGTGTGCTGATGCGTGACGGACGCTCTCTGGGCGATCAACTGGTTGCCGAAGGTCTTGCCCGGACCTGGACCGGGCGCCGGGAGCCATGGTGCTGATGCGTGTTTGGCCGGATAGAGACGAACCGCTGGCGAGCGGCAAGAACGAGTGGAAACTGAAGCTTGAGGCCTGGCTTCTCGGCATTCCGATCGCCTTCGGTATCGCGGTAGCTATCTGGTCGCTGTTTTGACACTCAATCGCGACCAGGAATTGTGGGGAATGGCACTCTGGGTCGAGAAGCATCACGGCGATGAAGCCCGTGATTTCATCGTTGCGAAGATCGAGCAGCTGGCCCTTGCGAACGAGCCGGAAGGGGTAAAACTTTGGGAGGAAGTTGCGCGTCGCCTCGAGCAGCTTGGCGAGCGCACTTCTTAATCTTGATTGCATCTCTGCCTTCCGAGCCTTCAGCAGACGCGAGATAGGCCTCTAGCCGTTCGATTGTTCTCCGGCGCGGCCGGCGGCCCATTCGCAAGTCGAGCACGAATCGCGGATCGCCGACCGCGCGTCTGCCAAAACGGGTCGCGGAAATATGATAATCTTTCAGATGCTTTTCGATCCGTTCAAGCAAGGTCATGCCCTTTTCGCTCCGACTCGCAAATCCCTTGTGTTCTTGTTCTGTTCCTACTAGGATCGTATCCGCGAGTCTAGGAAAATTCCTACGATTGAGATTCGAAGGAAAGATAGATGGAACATGTCAGAGAAGAGCTCGACCGGCTGATCCTCAAGGGCGGATATGGCTACGCCTCGATATCGCGGCTGCTCGGTCGCAACCCTGCTTATGTGCAGCAATTCATCAAGCGCGGTTCACCGCGAAAGCTCGATGACGAAGACCGAAAGACACTCGCCTGCTTCTTCGGCGTCGATGAGCAAGTGCTCGGCGGTCCCGCCAACGCGGTCAATGATGGCATGGTCGAGATACCGGTTCTCGATGTCGAAGCATCTGCGGGATTCGGCGCGGTAGCTGCCAGTGAGACCGCACACACCCGGTTCGGGTTCGACGAGCGGTGGCTGCGGCACCTGACGTCGGCCAAGAGCGCGAGCCTGTCGATCGTTGGGGTCAAGGGTGACTCTATGGAGCCTACCCTAAGCGATGGTGACGAGGTTCTGGTTGATGCTTCAGATCACGGATCGCGGTTGCGCGACGGGATCTACGTTCTTCGCTCTGATGATACCCTCGTCGTGAAGCGGATCGCCATCAAGCCGGGTGGCCGCCAGATTACCATTGCCAGCGATAATCCTGCTTACCCGACCTGGCACGACATGGATCGGTCGGAGGTTCACGTGGTGGGCCGGGTTATCTGGTTCGGCCGAGCCTTGTAGCGGAAGGACTTGGGCCGGTAGCCGACTGATTGCTATCGGATCGGCAGACCGCAAGACCGGACATTGTTGCGGGTCAATCGAGCAACGGCCAGGTCTAGGCTTGATGCGGACTTATTCGACAACGGCGCCTCGGCCATGTGAACCTGTCATCCGTCTGCCTAACCAATCTCGACCAAGCCTGAAGACGTCTTGGCGCATACGGTCTGGCGCGTTCGTGATGCAGCTCTAAGGGACGGCAGGCCGTAAACTCTAGGCAGCGATCTCGGTTGCAACTGATGAGAAATAAGACGGATAGGCCGCCAGTGCCGGAAGCATTCCCTCATGCCGGCAGGCCGTGCGCACTCCGTCTCGGTCACGCACATTGTTCCACAAAAACGACAGGAAGTTTGCCACTACACGGTCAGCAAAACCCGACTCCATGAAGGCGATTGCGGCTGGATCGCTGTGCCCGTATTTGATTTGCTTCTGGAGCGTGGAGAAGCCCTTAAAGAGGGTTTCGTCCATCGGCTCGGCGAGGTCGGCGAGGGAGGCGGTAATCATCGCCAAGTCATAGGAAAAGGCCCCTTCGCAGAGAGCGACAGCGCTCTCGACGGTTGCATGATTGCCGCTGACCCGGATGCCCAGCGCCGCCATCTTCGCATGGATATGGTAGAAGGGGCGGCCTGCGACCCAGTCCGCCAATGCCTCGGGCAAAAAACCATCGTCGGACAACGATCGTATGGAAGGGGCGGAGTTCCAAGAGATGATCTTCTCGCCCGCCACTTGCAGTAACTGGTCTACCTCGATCGCATCCCGGAGCGCCGCTGCATTCTCGACAAGCCATGCCTGTAGCTCGGCAATGATCGCTGGCGGCAGCGGTGACTTCCGGATCACGGCCCGCTGGTCGCCGTCGGTGTTCGCAGCGATGGCGGCAGCAATCATCTGGAAAACATCGACGACAGCAGGGCGCATCTCCTCGGGTGCCAGATGATAGGCCAGCGTGTGCGAGGCGAGGTTGGAAACACGCTCCTGACCTTCCTCTTCTAGAAAGGTCATATTCGCGACTAGAAATGCCGCGATGGCTTGGATAGCCCGTGCCCGACGTTCGATAAATTTTCGAAACTCTGCTGTGCTGATGTTCGGCTGTATGTTGAGCGCTTCCTGCACCACCGCCTCAATCCGCGCCTGATCCGCGAAAGCTAGGTCTAGCCATTGAGGCTGAATCGGTTGGACTACTGGCGGCGCGTCACTCTGCCGCTGCACGTAATCGTCGAACAGGCTGAGGATGCTGCTTTTCGTCGGCTCTGACTTCGAGGCGTCTAGTAGTTCCTTCGCCTCATTCCAACGCCACCGGTTTCTATAGTCGTTGCGCTGATCAAATATCGAAGGAGTTGCAAAGATCACACTTCCCTCGGTGTGCATGCCGGCGCGGCCTGCCCGACCCATTAGGTTTTGGAAGTCGCGTACCATAATGCTCTCCGCACTTTGGCGCGTAGACGTGATAATCAGATACTTCAGAGGGAAATTGACGCCCTGCGCTAGCGTGGAGGTGCAGACCACAAATTTGGCCAATCCCACCTTCATAGCATACTCGATTGACAGCCTGAGGCCTTGGGGCGTGTCCGCGTGATGGGCGAATATCCCGAGGCGCGCCGCGTTAG encodes the following:
- a CDS encoding conjugal transfer protein TraG N-terminal domain-containing protein; the encoded protein is MVEIFTTGGGEYIVNVLNAVAAWTGAGGYKSLIQVALVMGFALAVIVVAFNQNWRAWLNWFLGATLIYMCLMVPRMDVQVTDRVNPSLAPATAANVPLGLALMASFTSQAGDYLTRSAETVFGLPDDLNYSKNGMIYGARLLEATRSLRIADPEFAANFDEHVRQCVFYDLLLGRYSMKELSESNDIWATIAPGSAARAQKFLTRQADNSVTASIVTCREAYTALSNQWAGMIEAMTLVAGRQLYPKQTEALARAKLIADLPVAYQYLTGISKDASSIFRQVLTINAMNQAMHGFAGASGASSVDVFAQTRADIQTERTYSSIAHNAMKWVPILNVVLTVVFYALFPVLFPLFLMPRTGPIALRGYATGFFYLAAWGPLFVILHMILMLKGAGDVAAAGGASGLTLATFSGMTDVNNDIGVLAGYLVASIPFLAGGVARGAMAISGQATSYLNPSQNAAEEAAREASTGNVSLGNTNLENSSVFSRQFAQGSLAPNIAYGAAQTRGFGESGTQTTGFPQAEFATVPTSSYPFTPTLGQDFSSRLSTMASESRSQSETFSNLAQQSTSSAVTRFSELRDAYTRSRSNESVSGTSNSDSIGSAFSEVDNASKTLQQQFGLSRRAADDITVSWFLNGDGALGLKGERGAGSASLGVKGGRNQSWTDSDIGIASEDRSRIMGALRQISDSRSWSNTREGFLRETSSSSEALVSSSSAGITTSITEAQSYAREARRAEEIASRLENQASWYESANAAGTLNLSQTYREWGMAEIDANRDYYGQVRFDDIDFQMSARGQQLQTRFVESYADQLNEDIASELVLPDSAPVVRPSVSSASGVRGSVSIGGVPGSLAEPSSERDDIARDVERVQQQGERRVGSVKGYLDRKTRDAKGASAEAADDVKEW
- a CDS encoding thermonuclease family protein; this translates as MSTNEPSEPNVFDFRDELVRQKRDKRRKLLLLILGGLFAGVLGGVIGINWPFGSASAEARTTHTFGVCGMIRKTCVVDGDTIWLEGVKIRVADIDTPEISQPRCDYEYDLGINARDRLVVLLNQGEFSAVPVGYRDEDQYGRKLRVLMRDGRSLGDQLVAEGLARTWTGRREPWC
- a CDS encoding DUF6961 family protein produces the protein MTLNRDQELWGMALWVEKHHGDEARDFIVAKIEQLALANEPEGVKLWEEVARRLEQLGERTS
- a CDS encoding S24 family peptidase: MEHVREELDRLILKGGYGYASISRLLGRNPAYVQQFIKRGSPRKLDDEDRKTLACFFGVDEQVLGGPANAVNDGMVEIPVLDVEASAGFGAVAASETAHTRFGFDERWLRHLTSAKSASLSIVGVKGDSMEPTLSDGDEVLVDASDHGSRLRDGIYVLRSDDTLVVKRIAIKPGGRQITIASDNPAYPTWHDMDRSEVHVVGRVIWFGRAL